A stretch of Pseudochaenichthys georgianus chromosome 2, fPseGeo1.2, whole genome shotgun sequence DNA encodes these proteins:
- the slc19a2 gene encoding thiamine transporter 1, with amino-acid sequence MSVLEPTLLLCVFGFFSSLRPSEPFLTAFLLGPDHNLTEEQVVNEIYPVWTYSYLALLLPIFLATDYLCYKPVLVLQATSLVVTYVILLKARGLLAMQLLEFFFGLATASEVAYYSYIYSVVEPAHYQKVTGYCRSVTLFGSAAGSLIGQLLLSLAKVRLVHLVIITLASSAVAFVAPWFLPMPKRSLFFHMGAGEGGPRSSSTALLEKDSARELPLNGVTTISSSSETGSQGSGFVKVLRILFDDFLQCYRSGPLLAWSLWWALATCGYFQVVNYAQALWENVRPSQDYEIYNGYVETLSTLLGALAALLVGCLPLSWTQWGELALCVLSLLMAVCVFVMDTVRNIWMCYASYIFFRATYMLLITMATYQIAASLSMQRYALVFGVNTFMALLLQSLLTVVVVDSVGLGLDVFTQFLIYGCYFAVISLVFLLAGVCKLASRRRCRLTAQSQTLLQHRTPAPLDRPLS; translated from the exons GTGGTTAATGAAATCTATCCAGTATGGACGTATTCCTACCTGGCGCTGCTGTTGCCTATCTTCCTGGCCACGGACTACCTGTGTTATAAGCCTGTGTTGGTGCTGCAGGCCACCAGCCTAGTGGTGACCTATGTGATTCTTCTGAAGGCGCGGGGCCTGCTGGCCATGCAGCTGCTGGAGTTCTTCTTCGGGCTGGCCACAGCCTCGGAGGTGGCGTACTACTCCTACATCTACAGCGTGGTGGAGCCGGCCCACTACCAGAAGGTGACTGGGTACTGCCGCAGCGTCACTCTGTTCGGCTCGGCGGCCGGCTCTCTGatcggacagctgctgctctcTTTGGCGAAAGTTCGGCTTGTGCACCTCGTCATCATCACTCTGGCATCATCCGCCGTGGCCTTCGTCGCTCCCTGGTTCCTGCCCATGCCCAAGAGGAGCTTGTTTTTCCACATGGGAGCGGGGGAGGGGGGGCCACGCAGCAGCAGCACCGCCCTGTTGGAGAAGGACTCGGCGAGGGAGCTGCCTCTGAATGGTGTCACCACA ATATCCAGTTCCTCTGAGACAGGAAGTCAGGGCAGTGGATTTGTGAAGGTATTACGGATTCTCTTTGACGACTTCCTGCAGTGCTACAGAAGTGGGCCCCTGTTGGCCTGGTCTCTGTGGTGGGCTCTGGCCACCTGCGGCTACTTCCAGGTGGTTAACTACGCCCAGGCCCTGTGGGAGAACGTCCGTCCATCCCAGGACTACGAGATCTACAACGGCTACGTGGAGACGCTGTCCACACTGCTCG GGGCCCTGGCTGCTCTGCTGGTGGGCTGCCTGCCTCTGAGCTGGACTCAGTGGGGGGAGCTGGCTCTGTGTGTGCTCTCCCTGCtcatggctgtgtgtgtgtttgtcatgGACACCGTGAGGAACATCTGGATGTGTTACGCCTCATACATCTTCTTCAGAGCCACCTACATGCTGCTCATCACCATGGCTAC ATACCAGATCGCAGCCAGCCTCAGCATGCAGCGCTACGCCCTGGTGTTCGGAGTGAACACCTTCATGGCGCTGCTGCTGCAGTCGCTCCTCACCGTGGTGGTGGTGGACTCCGTCGGCCTCGGCCTCGATGTTTTCACACAG TTCCTCATCTATGGCTGCTACTTTGCTGTCATTTCTCTGGTGTTCCTCCTCGCTGGTGTGTGCAAACTGGCCTCCAGGAGGCGCTGCAGGCTGACAGCCCAGAGCCAGACTCTCCTTCAACACAGGACGCCAGCTCCACTAGATAGGCCTTTATCATAG
- the arl6ip6 gene encoding ADP-ribosylation factor-like protein 6-interacting protein 6 translates to MEHRDCPSVRPGESLLSGDNEWGRAGRSVTNRSGFKPWPVLVLSVLGSAAAAAAVGFVCALIYPILKELRAERVRGEDGTEQRMLGFWSILVLSVSVGCICCVFSWTLTYLDSYQPGIVSMKPLKPAHIRDASGFGVAVLNGIMSMLTVIWSLT, encoded by the exons ATGGAGCACAGAGACTGTCCTTCTGTGAGACCCGGGGAGAGTCTCCTGTCAGGAGACAATGAATGGGGAAGAGCGGGACGGTCAGTCACCAACCGGAGCGGCTTTAAACCGTGGCCGGTGCTCGTGCTGTCAGTCCTGGGCTCCGCTGCAGCTGCGGCCGCTGTGGGCTTTGTGTGCGCTCTCATCTACCCCATACTCAAAG AGCTGCGTGCGGAAAGAGTTCGAggggaggacgggactgaacaaAGGATGCTGG gtTTTTGGAGTATCCTGGTGCTGTCAGTATCAGTGGGATGTATCTGCTGTGTCTTCTCGTGGACCCTCACCTACCTGGACTCGTACCAGCCTGGCATTGTATCCATGAAACCGCTGAAACCGGCACACATCAG AGATGCATCTGGTTTCGGCGTTGCTGTCCTTAATGGCATCATGTCCATGCTCACTGTCATCTGGAGCctcacctga